The window CAGTAGATTTATACGCGATGAGCGCTGCACCGACCATCGCCACCCCCACGGCGATGGCGAACGCAGGGGCCGTCGACCTGTTCAAGACGGTCGGTCCGTCGGTTCGTGCCGCCGCCGGGTTTCTCGGCACACTTCTGGTCGCGATGGTCGTCCTCGGCCTCGTGCACGAGCACGGGTTGAAATCCGTCGCGAAGGCACGTCGTAGCCCCGTTATTTCGATCTGCGTCGGCCTCCCGGCGACGCTCGTGATCGCAGCCCTGGGATCGACCGGCGCGTTCATCGTCGGTTCGAGCCTCGGGACGTTCTTCGGCGTTCCGCTCGTGATCCTGGGCGCGGTCGTGCTCCCGGTGCTGACGACGTTCGGCTTCGTCGCGATCGGTGCTACCGTCGCCGCCCGTCTCGGCCGCGACCGATTGGGTACCGGTGTCCTCGTCGGGAGCCTGTTGGCCGGCCTCGGCACCCTTTCGCTCCCGTCGGCGATCGTCCTGACGGGACTGGCCGCGTCGCTCGGCGTCGGTGCGGGCATCCGCGTGCTGGTCGGCGCCGGCGGCTCGAGCCAGCCCGACGACAGAACGGTCCCGCCCGCGAACAAGATCTGAGCACCCGATCTCACGGCCGACCGGCGGTCCGTCTGGCCACGTCGGACCGTCGTGACGGCCCCGGTTCGTGACTTCCTCGCCGATACTGACGTCCTGTTAGAGCCCCTATAAAACGGGTTTTCCGCCACTTACATCCGCGACGTGGGTGGCCGTGACACGGAGTGTCGCGTCGGCCGTCTTCTAGGCAGTATCCGTGTCGGCGGGGCAGTCGAACCCCGCGACTCGAGAAACTGACCCCGCCGTGGCCGTCGGCCGATGCGCGATCGGTTCGGGGACGAACGTGGGCCGAACGAAAGCCGGTGTGAAGAACAACGGTCCAACGCGAAAATCGAACCGGGAGTGGATCGCCAACCTGGAACCGACGCGTCGCTCGAGGACCATTCGAAACGACGAAGCAGGAATGGAGTCGATCGAGATTCGACTCGAGGAGTCGGCGGTCGTCGATTACGCTTCCGCTTCGTCCGCGAGTACGTCGTCGTACTCGCCGGCGTCGACCTTCTCCTTGAACTCTCGAGCGTCGTCGCCCTCGATGGTGACGCCCATCGAGGCGCAGGTGCCGACGATCTCTTTCGCGGCGTTTTTCGTGTCGTACGCGAGCAGGTCGGGGTGTTTCTGCTCGGCGATCTGCTTGACCTGGTCGATCGAGAGGTCGGCGACGAAGTCCTCCTGGGGTTCGCCGCTGCCCGTCTCGAAGTCGGCCTCGTCTTTGATCAGTTCGGCCGTCGGCGGGACGCCGACCTCGATCTCGAAGGAGCCGTCGTCCTCGTAGTCGACCGTGACGGGGACCTCGGTCCCGTCGAAGGCCTCGGTCTGATCGTTGATCTCCTGTACGACAGCCTGCACGTCGACGGGCGTCGGTCCGAGCTCGGGACCGAGCGGCGGGCCGGGGTCGGCCTGGCCACCCGGAACGAGCACTTCGATGGTTCCAGCCATACCCGTGACAACCCGTGCGCGAGTTTTAAGGGTTGCTTTTTCGGGCAGTCGGCGTCTGTGATACACTGACGCGGATCCCCGGCCGGTTCCTCCCGTCGGATTACTCCACGCTCTCGTCGCGCCACTCGGCGAACGACTCGAGGACGTGCGCTTCGTCGAACCGCTCGATACACGGGACGTCGTAGGGATGCAGTTCTTCGACCCGGTCGACGAGGTCGTCGTACGCGTCGACGGTGGTCTTCGCGAGCAGCGCGACCTCCTCGTCGCGCTGGACCTCGCCGTCCCAGCGGTAGGTCGACGTGATCGGGAACCGATTGACACAGGCGGCAAGTTGCTCCTCGACCAGTCGTCCGGCGATCGCATCTGCCTCCTCGGGGGGAGCCGTGATGTACGCGGTCGGCATCGTCGGGAGCTACGGTCGAGAGGACAAAAAGAGCCGCGAGTCCGCTTTCGGGCGGCGCTCGAGCAGCGAAAGTCGCTCGCGCGACTGGACGTGAACGCCGGTCAGGGGCCCCGGAGGTCAGGAGTCGTTCTCAGCGACCGGATTGAACGTGCCGTTGATGTCCCACTCGTGGAGGCAGTGGGGGTTGCCGATCAGTTTCTCGCCATCGTCCCGGTCGAGTTGCCAGGCCTCGAGGTCGTCGTCCCATCGTTCCGCGCGACCGCACCGTTCGCAGACCCGCGCGGTCGGCGTTCGTACGCGTGCACTCATTGACGGACCTGGGAACTGGACGCATATAACGATGCGTACCCGCGGCAAACAATGCGAGTTGTTCACAAAAGTCTAGGTACGAATCGAGCGCGCCTCGAGCGTCCCGCGCGAGGGACGCGATCAGTACACGGCGTCTTTGATCTCGTCCCGGAGATTCTCGAACGTCTCGAGGTACTCGCGGCGTTCCGTACGCAGGTCAGCGAGGGCTTCGTCGTAGTCCTCGACGTGGTCGGGGACGTAGTAGTCCTCGATCTCGAGGCCGGGAATCGACTGGGGAATCGTCAGCCCGGTTCGGTCGTCCTCGGTCCATTCGATCCGACCGCGGGCGGCTTCCGTGAGGATCGTGACCGACTCCTGGACGCCGACGTCTTTCGATTGCTCGCCCAGGTAGCCCGTGTTGATGACGTAACAGTCGACGTCCAGTGAGGCGACGAGGTCACGGAAGACGTTCCCTTCCTCTCCCTCGGAGCCGATAATGAACGGGTTGGTCCCGACGACACGGATCGATTCGCCCGCTCGAGAGGGGTCGCCCGCGCTGGTCTCGATCGACTCGCCGAGCATGAACGCGACCGCCGACTGCTCCTCGGTGAGTTTCGCGACCGGCGGCATCAGGGGGTTTCGCGTGATGAAGAAGACCTGATCTATCCGCTCCAGGTCGATCTCGTCGTCGGCGCTCTCGAGTTCGTCGCGCTGGACGATCGCCCGCGAGTTGGCAGTGTGGCGATCATCGTCGAAGTCGACTGTCCCGTCCTCGTCGACGGCGACGTTCTCCAGGATCGCAGACTCGTCGGTCGCCGCGGCGTAGAGTTCAGGCTGTTCGTCCTCGTCCAGCCCGATCGTCTTGATGAACAGCCCCTTCCCCTCGCTGCCGGCGACGGAGCCGTCCGGGAGGAGCCCGCAGACGTCGTCCTGTAACATCGCGGCGTCCTCGGGATCCTCGAGCCAGCAGCCGTGGGACGTCAGCGTCGACTTGCCGGTCGCGGACAGGCCCATGAACACCTGGCCGACCGTCCGCAGGTCGCCGTCGGCGTCGCGGACCCGGACGCGCTTGCTCCCGGCGTGGAGCCCGAGTCCGCCGCGTTGCTTGATCCGGTACATGAACAGCCGGAGGAACGATTTCTTGGCTTCCCCGGTGTAGTCGCTGCCCAGTACGGCGGTAACGCCCTCGTCCGGAAGCACGCGGATCGCGGTCTCGTCGTAGTCCGGATCCTGAACGGTGTAGAAGTCGGGCTCGGCGTCGGGGTCCTCGACGGGTTCGAACAGGTTTGCCCAGGCGAGGGCGATTCGCGCGTGGTCGACCGGCACGAACAGGCGACAACGGAACGTCGCCTCCGGGTGGCGGCCCATCCGACGGTCGACACAGAGCATCTCCCGTTCGTCCGCGCGGGTAATGGCGTCGTCGACTAGCTCGCGGTCGCGACCGTCGAACTCGTGGTCGACGGCGTTTTTCGTCCGATCGGCGCTGCGAGAACGGAACTCGCTGACGTAGGACGGGGAGCCGAACTCGGTGGTCGTCTCCTCGTGGGCGGCGAGTTCACGCAGTTCCTCGAGCGAGGGGTTGTACCGAACGTTCGACGCGGCGAGTGGGTCGGGAAGCTCCCGTGTGAGCGGGCGGGGCTCCGTCCCGGTTTCGGACATATACCTAATCCACCATCATCCTGATGTATAAACGTGGAGGATTTTGATCGGAGTGTGTCACTACCTACCCAGACACTAACGAGTATGTCGGGTTCCGAAGCACTTCGAGGGCCCGAATAGTCGATTCCTTCTCGAGCGAAGAATGATCATAATCCATATCATTGTAGGAATGTACTCGTATAAGAAATAATTTTATTCTCGAGTATGGAGGGCGTGTACGTCGATCCGACGGGGAGCAATTTTCAGTTCTGGTATTCGGAACCAAAGCTCCAATACCGGGGTCTCCCTCTTCGAGCGCATGGTACGCGGTCTCGACATCGGACCGGACGCGATCAGGTCGGCGACCGGTGAGACGGACGCCCCGACGATCGACTCGGAACCGGCCGTCGTCGTCCCGGTCGACGACGCAGCCCTCGAGTCGATCGACCACGACGTTCGGACGATCGGCCGAGAAGACGGGAACGACGAGGTGTACGCGGTGGGCTCGAGCGCGGCAACCGTCGCCGACGCCCTCGGCGAGGACCTCGAGCGGCGATCGATCCTCTCGAATGGAGTTCTCGAGACGTCGACCGACGCGGAAGCGGCGCTGACGGCGACGCTCGAGTCGATGTTCGGAAACGAAACGGTCGACCGAGTCCGATACGCGACTCCGGAACCGCGGCCGTCGGATCCTGCCGCGGTCGCGGACCACCGGGAGACCGTCGAGTCCGTTCTCGCCCAGTGGGGAATCGAGGCCGCACCGATCGGCAAGGGGTTCGCCGTCGTCTACGACCAGCTTCGATCGGACAACTACACCGGGATCGGGATCTGCCTCGGCCACGGGCACACCAGCTTCTCGCTCGCGTACTACGGCGTCCAGTCGCTGTCGGTGTCGATCCCGCGAGGCAGAGACTGGGTCTGCGAGCGCGCGGCGTCGGAAACCGACCGTTCGCCGTCGGCCGTTGGGGACGTCCTCGAGACGTTCGAACTGGATCCCGAGACGACGGGGGAGATCGAGAGCGCGATCGCCGGCGCGTACGACGACCTGATCGGCGACCTGATCGACGCGGTCGTCGACAGGGTTGACGACGGAGCCGTCCAGGATGGCGTCGCGGTCCCGATCGCGATCGCGGGCCCCGGTGCGGTCGATGGCCTCGAGTTCCTCGTGGGAGGGCGATTCGACGCCGGCGGACTGGGCGCCTCGATTCGCGGCGTTCGACTGGCCGACGAGCCGACGGAAAGTGTCGTCAGAGGCGCGCTCGCGGCCGCGTGCGACGACGATTTCGCTGACGGGGACGAGGCCGGGATCCGGGATGCCGACATCGACGTCGAATCCGACGAACGACGCGTCCCCACAGCCGATGAGGACGACGGGGAGACCCGCCTCTCGTTCGACGCGATGGCCGACGACGGCGGAAACGAGGCCGCGGGATCGACCCGCGCCGATCCCGCGACGGACCTCCTCGAGACCCTCTCCGAACGGTTCCCGGACGACGACGAACTCCGCGCGGTCGAAGCCGAACTGGACGACGTTCGCGACGAACTCGAGGGGATCGAGGAACGGACCGCGACGCGGGAACGCGTCGTCGCCCTCGAGGATCGGGTCGACGCCCTCGCCGACGAGGTCGCCGATCTCGAGGAGCGGCGGGAGTCGGACGAGGACGACGCGCTCGCGGACGACCTGGCGGACGACCTCGCGGCGGCGTCGGCGGCGGTCGAAACCCTCGAGAAAGACGTCGATGAACTCTCCGCACGGATAGCGGCGGTCGACGGGCTTCCGTCGGCTGTCGAATCGCTCGAGGACGACGCCGACGAGCTAGCGGACGATCTGGCTGACCTCGCCGAGGAAACGGCCGACGAACGGGACCGTATCCGTGACGACCTCGATTCGGTCCGCGACGACTGCGAGTCGGCGACGGCCGAACTCGACGCGCTCGAGGATCGCCTCGAGACGGTGGCCGCCGACCTCGACGACGTCCGGGCGGAGCAGGACGACCACGCCCTCGCGAGCGATCTCGACGCGCTCGAGGACCGACTCGATTCGGCTGCGAACGACCACGAATCGCTCGCAACGGAGGTCGACCGGCTGGCCGAGCGAACGGACGGAATAGATGCGCTCGAGGATCGACTGGACGATCTCACGGAGCGGGTCGACAGGGTAGACGATCTCACGGAGCGGGTCGATGGACTCGGCGATCGAATCGAACGCGTCGACGACTTCGAACGGCGGGTCGACGAACTGGAACCGCTGGCGGACCGGATCGACGAACTCGAGGCCGTGAAAACGGAACTCACGGCGCTCGAGGACCGCCTCGACGAGCAGGGTGATGACGTCGACGCACTCGAGAGCCGCCTCGTGGATCTCGAACGCGTCGAAGAGCGCCTCGAGGAGATCGCGGAAGTACGGGATCGTCTGGACGAACTCGAAGGGCAAACTGCGCGTACCGACGACCTCGCGGACGTCGAGGAGCGGTTGGCCGACGTAGCCGATCTGGCGTCGACCGCGGCGGACCGCGAGGCCGTCGAGGAACTCGAGGACGAGATCGACGCTATCCGCGCAGTCGAGCAGCGGATCGACGACCTCGAGGCTCTCGAACAGCGCGTCGATACCCTCGCCGATCTCGAGGATCGGACGGTCGACTCCGGAACCGTCGACGGACTCGAGGATCGGCTCCTCGCGCTCGAGGATCGCGACCCGACCGTCGACGACCTGGCTGATCGGCTCGAGACCCAGAACGCCCGCCTCGACGGCGTTTCGGGCCGCACCGAGGAGGTCGCCGAGCGCCTGGACGCTCTCGATCGCGACCTCGACCCCGGCCTCGAGTTCGACCCGGCGCGCTCCGAGGACGTGGACGGGCTGGCCGACCGCCTCGACGGCCTCGAGTCCTCCCTCGAGACCGTCGAGACGCGCCTCCGGGCGCTCGAACCGGACGACGAAAGCGAGGCCGACGGCTCCATCGTCGAATCCGAACTCGCAACCGCGACGCTCGCGGGCGGCGGGGGTGCCGGGCTCGTCGCCGGAGCCGTCGTCGCGCTCGCCGGCGACGGCACGGTCGGAGCGGGTGCGGCGGCGCTGGGCCTGATTCTCTTGGGCGTCGCGGCCGTCGCGGGTCGCTAACCGACCGACGGACCCTATCTGTCCTCGACGATCGCGTCGTCGGCAACGTTCGGCGCGCCGACGACGAGCACGCGACTCTCCTCGATCGCCCGGATCTGTCGCCAGGATTCGGGCGACACGACGAGGACGTCCCCGGAGGTGAGTTCGACCACGTCGCGGTCGTCACCGTGTTCGATCGTCACGTCGACGGTCCCCTCGAGGACGACGTACAGTTCCTCCTGTTCGTCCTGTCGGTGGGAGGTGTTCTCCTCGCCGGCGTCGTACTCCCAGACGCTCGGCCGCATCCGATCGGGCCGGAGTTCGGGTCCGATCGGCAGCAGCGTCGGTTCGATGTCGTCGAGTTCGTGGGGCTCGACGTTCTCGAGGTCGACCATCGAGTACATAGCAGGGGGTTCCACGATCGGCAGCAAAAAGCCGCGGCGCTCGTGTTCGTGGTCTTCCCGTCGCCACTGTGGGCGAGCCATCGGCTCCCGCAACGGGTGGTGTACTGCGGAGACACGGGATACAGTAGCTGGGACCGAACGTGACACGCCGAAAGGAGGCCCTACTCCCGGCTCAAATCGCGGTTTCCGTTCCGTCACCACGCCGCCGACGGGTGCTGTCGAGTGCGTCGTCGACCGGTTTCGGCCGGCCGTAGTGGATCCACGCGTACTCGAGCCGTTCGGGAGTGACGTACGTCCCCGTTACTCCTCGGCCGCAATCGCTCCGTCCCCAGTCAGCCGTCGTCCGTAACCAGCAAGAGGAGGGCGAGCAGGGCACCGAGCGCGATCGAAGCGGCGAGCAGCCGGAACGAGGTCCGAAATCCGGCGACGTCCGAGAGCGCGCCGACGATCGCCGGCGCGACGGCCCCGCCGCCCATCAACAGCGTGCGGACGACGCCGAGCCCGCCGCCGGCCACGTCATCCGGGATCGCCGACATCAGGTACGCACTCCTGACGGGCCTGAACCCGTGCAGACCGAGGCCCGAAGCGACGAGCGCGCCACCGAGCGCGATCGGACCTGCGGAGCCGGTCAGTGAAACAAAGGCGACGAGCGCGGCCGCCGCGAGCCCGAGCGAGCCGACGACGATCGGGAGCCGACCGATCCGGTCGCTGAGTTCCCCGGTGACGAGCTGGACCAGGCTCGCCAGAAAGAGCGCGCTGTAGAGCAGGCCGGCCGTCGCCTCCGAGACCCCCGCGGTCTCGGTCAGATACAGTGGGGCGAACGCGACCAGCCCGTTGTAGGTGAACGAAAACAGCAGAGTCACGGCCACGAACGTCGTGAGCCGGCGATCACGAAACAGTCCAGCGTACCGGCGGACCTCGTCGACGTCGATCCCGGTCGCTCCGGTGCCGTCGGCGGCCGCTTCCCCGGGCACTCGATCGGGGACTCGAGCCAGGAACGCGCCCGCGAGGGCGAGCCCCGCGACTCCCGCAAGGAGGAAGATCACGCGCCAGCTCTCGCCGAACGCGTAGGCGACCCCGCCCGCGGCGACGATGGCAGCCGGGGCGACGACCCCACCGAACGCGCCGAAAGTATCGAGCACGCCCAGCGCCCGGCCCGTCCGTGCCGGGTACGCTCGAGAGAGCAACCTGACGGCGACGGTCTTGTGTGCGCCGGTGCCAGCACCCATGACGAGCATCGCCACGATCAGGACCGGGAACGGCGAGGCGACGACCAGCGAGAGGGCGGCAGCCGCGGCAACGACGGCACCGACGGCGATGACAGTGATCGATCCGATCCGATCGGCGAGGACGCCGGACGGGAACTGCACGGCGGCGTAGATCAGCATGAAGCCGGTGAACGCCGATCCGAGAACGGCGTTCGAGACGCCGTAGCTCTCCTGGAACGGCCCGAAAAGCGGTGGAAAGGCATACCGGAGGAACTTGGCGAGAAACCAGATACCGGCGGTCAGGAGCAACACGTCGAGTTCGGCGACGCGTCGTCTCGTTCCGGACGGGGACATTCTCGTTCGGGGGACTGAGTCGGCGCACCGAGAACCCTCCGATTACATCGTCGTAATCCTAGTATGCCATTTAATGTCACATAAGTGTATAGCCACTTAATCGAGAGAATTTATATTCGGGTTCGTCGCAGTAGACGGCATGGCAGTGAACACGACCGCCGACTGGAGCGATCCGGCAACGTGCCCGTACTGCGGCGACGACCTCGAGTCAGCCGGAGCGGGCTTCGTCGACCACGTCGACGACAACGACCCCTGCAAACGCGAGTTCGACCACTGGCGGAACAACATCGCGGGCGACCTCGCCGGCGAGTGGGGCGGTTAACGCTCGTATCGAAGCGCACGGCGAGGTAGTCGACGGTGGCCGTCCTCGGAACGAGTACGGAGAGGCGGTCGCTCGGAGTTGGGCCCGTCCGTCAGGATCGGAGAAAACAGCGAACGCAACGGTTCGCGTCCCGATATCGGACGGGAAGCCCCAGAAACGGGAGCGAAACGTGGTCAGTCGAAATCCGGGAGGTCCTCCGGCGGTTCGTACTCGGCTTCCCAGTCGATGTACTCCTCCTTGAGCACCTCCGAGACGACCTGGCCGAACTCCGTTAACTCGGCGTTGATCGACGAGACCGTCCCCCAGGTGTCGAGTTCGGGGTGGTACTCCCGTGCCTGCCAGTCTTCCGGAATGCCGGGTGCGTGATAGCCGACGCGGTCGGCGAAGTCGTCCCAGAAGAAGTCGAACTCCGAGAAGAGTTCGAGGTCCCGGGCGATCTCGTACTCCCGTTCCTCGAGGTCGGTCTCCTCCCGCCAGGCCTCGAACGATTCCTCCCAGGCCCCCTCCTCGAGGAACGTCTGGAGCTCCTCTCGGCGGTAGTCGACGTCGGTCCCGTCGGCGCTGATCGTCGCGTCCTCGTACTCGTTCGGATCGACGAACTCCAGTTCCGGCGGCGCAGGGGGTTCGACCTCGAGTGCCATGCGCGTGGCTACGGCCGGTTCGGGGATAAGAATTCCCACCTCGGGTGCGCGCAAGGCCGGACGGCTACGGTCCGGCTCCGGGTCATCGTGACCCGCAGCGACAGCGCGAGGTGGCCGATCTGCTTTCGTAGTCGGCGAGAAATATCTATATTCTTTCCATTAGAGAGACCCCAGATGACGGAGCAAAGAGCAACTCTCTGGTTCGAACGTCGAACGCGTTCGACAAAAGTACCAAATAGCGTTTACAACACCCGTGTGTCCATCCTCGTATGGAACAGCGCTTCCATCGGTACGGACGGCGTCGCGTGCTCGGCGCGATCGGTGCCGGCACCGCGCTCGGACTGGCAGGCTGTCTCGACGACGACTCGACCGACGACAACGACCCGAACGACGGGGCAGACGGAACCGACGAGACGTCTGACGGGGAGTCTGACTCGAGTGACGCCGATGCCAACGACAATACCGACGAGAATACCGACGATACCCCCTCGGTCGAAGAGGCCGTGGCGTTCCCGGAGGGGCGGGAGTGTACCGTCTGTAACATGATCGTCGCCGACCATCCCGACTGGAATGCCCAGCTAGTACACGAGGACGGGCATCGCGAGTTTTTCTGCTCGACAGGCTGTCTGGCCGCCTACTACGCGGTTCCGGAAACGTTCGACGGTCCGGAAACGGAGATCGAAGGCGTCTGGGTGACCGACTACGAGAGCGGCGACCTCGTCGACGCGTCCGACGCGTCGTTCGTCCGGGTATCCGATCCCGATCACGTCGACGACGTCATGACGCGCAATCCAACCCCGTTCGCCGATCGGGACGAGGCCGAATCGTTCGTCGGCGAGTTCGACGCGTACGACGAGGACGACATCCTCGAACTCTCGGCGTTCGACCGGGACCTCGCGGAGTACTACCGTGGGAACCTCCTCGAGGGGAACGACGGCGGCGATAACGGACACGATCACTGACCGCACAGAGCGATCTGCGGCGGCTATAACCCGGAGGCGTGACAGTGTTTCGCTACGTCGGTACACGCAACCCCCCGCTCGATCCTCGGCAATCGGAGGCGATAGCCGACGCATCCGCGCTTCCGGTCGGTGACTGGCTGCCACCGTCGATCGCGCCGCTGTTGTTCGCGATCGTCGCGTTCGCCGCGGTCGGGACCCTGACGCTTTTCATCGTCGGCCTGATCGGGTACGCGCGACGCTCGACGTTCCGCTATCGCGTGCTGACGGTCGCCCTCGGCGCGCTGGTCGTCCGTTCGATCGTCGGCGCGGGCACCACATTCGGGCTCGTCCCGATGGTGGTCCACCACCTCGTCGGGCACGGGGCCGACCTCCTCGTCGCGTGGCTCTTGCTGTATCTGCTCTACTGCGAGCGGGGAACCACCGTTCGTGAAGCCGATATCGATGCGGCAACCGAACTCGAGATGAAGCGAGACGAGTGAACCCTACAGTTATTCCGACGACGACCCTATACCCGCTATGGGCAGCGACGGCGGCAGGGACTACAGTCCCACCGAGATCTTCGCGATCAAGTTCGTGCTGGCCGACGTCATCATCATCGCGGCGTTGGTACTGGCCGGTCCGTGGGTCGCGGTCGCCATCACCGGCCTGTTCGTCCTCAGTTTCCTGCTCCTGTGGTATCTGATTCAGGCAGAGCCGTTCGCCGACGATGAGCCGATGGGAGAGCGGGAAGTGGCGAGCGAGGACGCCGGCGTCGACCCCGTCACGAAACTCCAGCAGCGGTACGCCGCGGGCGAACTCTCCGACGCCGAGTTCGAGGCAAAACTCGAGCGCCTGATCGAGGGCAACGAGCGGGCCGAGAGCGCAGGGATCGACACCGAAGAACTGGAACTGGAACTCGAGTTCGAGCGCTCCGGTCCCGAGTGAGTCGGGATGCGGAGCCGTCACCGCGAACCAAACACTCAATCGCCGTCCGGCCCTACTACTGTGTGATGACCGACTACGAGGGCGCGATCCTGGACGTGGACGGGACGATCGTCCGGGGCGACCAGTTGATCCCGGGGGCGAGCGACGGCCTCCGGGCGCTCGAGGACGCGGGCGTCTCCCGGCTGCTGTTTTCGAACAATCCGACCCGGGGGAGCGACCACTACCGGGAGAAACTCGCGCCCCACGGCGTCGACATCGGACCCGACCGCGTGTTGACCTCCGCGACGGTGAGCGCGTCGTATCTCGCCCGGAACCACCCCGACGCACACGTCTACCTCGTCGGCGGGAACCGTCTCGCGTCGATCCTCGAGGACGCGGCGATAAGCGTAACCGACGATCCCGAGGCCGCGGACGTCGTGTTGGGCTCGTTCGACCGGGGGTTCTCCTACGGCACGCTCGGGGACGCGCTGCGGGCCTTCGAGAACGAGCGCGTCGGCGAAACCGAGGGCCAAACGGCGAGTTCTGGGGCTCGGGCGAACGGGGGTGCCGACGGCGATGATGACGGCGAGATGGACGGCGACGCCGACGCCAACGCTGGCGCTGGCGCTGTTACCATTGACGGCCCCGTCCCCTTCTACGGCACCGATCCCGACGCGACGATACCCGTCGAGAACGGGACGATCCCGGGATCGGGCGCGATCCTCGCCGCGATGGAGGCCGTCGCCGGCCGCGAACCCGATGCCGTCCTCGGCAAGCCGTCCGACGTCGCCGCCGACGCTGCGCTGGATCGGCTCGGCGTCGCTCCCGAATCGGTCCTCGTCGTCGGCGACCGGCTGGACACGGACATTGCGCTCGGCAACCGGGCCGGGATGACGACCGCGGTGGTCCTCTCGGGGGTGACCGACCGTGCGACCCTCGAGGAATCGCCGATCCAGCCGGATTACGTCCTCGAGTCGCTCGGGGAGGTCGAGCGGTTGCTCTGATACGGCTTGCTGTATCGATTTCCCGGCGCA of the Halobiforma lacisalsi AJ5 genome contains:
- a CDS encoding HAD-IIA family hydrolase, translated to MTDYEGAILDVDGTIVRGDQLIPGASDGLRALEDAGVSRLLFSNNPTRGSDHYREKLAPHGVDIGPDRVLTSATVSASYLARNHPDAHVYLVGGNRLASILEDAAISVTDDPEAADVVLGSFDRGFSYGTLGDALRAFENERVGETEGQTASSGARANGGADGDDDGEMDGDADANAGAGAVTIDGPVPFYGTDPDATIPVENGTIPGSGAILAAMEAVAGREPDAVLGKPSDVAADAALDRLGVAPESVLVVGDRLDTDIALGNRAGMTTAVVLSGVTDRATLEESPIQPDYVLESLGEVERLL
- a CDS encoding SHOCT domain-containing protein; protein product: MGSDGGRDYSPTEIFAIKFVLADVIIIAALVLAGPWVAVAITGLFVLSFLLLWYLIQAEPFADDEPMGEREVASEDAGVDPVTKLQQRYAAGELSDAEFEAKLERLIEGNERAESAGIDTEELELELEFERSGPE